From Sporosarcina sp. Te-1, the proteins below share one genomic window:
- a CDS encoding NUDIX domain-containing protein, with amino-acid sequence MTFSDLKGANVELTFGENRQGMEARHVLVVLKHEGKWLVTRHESRGIEFPGGKAEPGESIEEAAIRETIEETGVTVKKLVKFAEYVVETDPPFCKAVFTGTIESIEENPVLYETGGALWLSDEELDLCTELSFHMKDTGMKHIRKWVETHGG; translated from the coding sequence ATGACATTTAGTGATTTGAAAGGCGCCAATGTTGAACTGACATTTGGAGAGAATCGACAAGGCATGGAAGCCAGACATGTTCTCGTTGTACTAAAACATGAAGGGAAATGGCTTGTGACACGCCATGAAAGCAGAGGCATTGAATTTCCCGGAGGCAAGGCGGAGCCGGGCGAATCGATAGAAGAGGCGGCGATCCGAGAAACAATCGAAGAAACGGGCGTAACGGTGAAAAAGCTTGTTAAGTTCGCCGAGTACGTAGTGGAAACAGATCCGCCTTTCTGCAAAGCAGTCTTTACCGGAACAATCGAATCTATTGAAGAGAACCCTGTATTGTATGAAACAGGAGGAGCTTTGTGGTTATCGGATGAAGAGTTGGATCTTTGCACAGAATTGAGTTTCCACATGAAAGACACGGGCATGAAGCACATCAGGAAGTGGGTGGAAACCCATGGCGGATAA
- a CDS encoding transposase: MQQNPVKVYVSVVNQQVMTDKHSSPWEYELTITKEYIPIFEHLFDQMNQLEFRNFLRSHLPYVPYHFDSDNHEIDIRTMKLYALIHEFTDTETRKFIEKLPYFRSVPAQQ; this comes from the coding sequence GTGCAACAGAATCCAGTTAAAGTATATGTATCGGTAGTCAACCAGCAGGTGATGACAGATAAACATTCATCTCCATGGGAATATGAATTGACGATAACAAAAGAATACATCCCGATCTTTGAGCATCTTTTTGATCAGATGAATCAGCTGGAATTCCGGAACTTTCTTCGCTCCCACTTGCCGTATGTACCGTATCACTTCGACAGTGATAACCACGAAATCGATATTCGGACAATGAAGCTATATGCATTGATCCATGAATTTACCGATACGGAAACCCGTAAGTTCATTGAAAAACTTCCTTACTTCCGTTCTGTTCCGGCACAGCAGTGA
- a CDS encoding gamma carbonic anhydrase family protein, which translates to MIYPYNGKTPTIDPTVYIADYATITGDVSIGAHSSIWFNTVIRGDVAPTIIGERVSIQDLSCLHQSPGKTLLIEDDVTVGHKALLHSCTIRKGALIGMGSIILDGAEIGEGAFIGAGSLVPPGKIIPPNCLALGSPAKVVRELNDEDRADMVRIVNSYVDKGQVYKEMQK; encoded by the coding sequence TTGATTTATCCATACAATGGAAAAACACCAACTATTGACCCGACTGTTTACATTGCCGATTACGCAACTATTACTGGAGATGTATCCATCGGCGCTCATTCCTCCATTTGGTTCAATACGGTCATACGAGGAGACGTCGCTCCAACGATCATTGGAGAACGAGTCAGCATTCAGGATTTAAGCTGCCTCCATCAAAGCCCTGGAAAGACATTGCTCATTGAAGACGATGTAACAGTTGGACACAAAGCATTGCTGCACAGTTGTACGATTCGAAAAGGCGCGTTAATCGGAATGGGGTCTATCATCTTGGATGGAGCTGAGATCGGCGAAGGAGCTTTCATTGGAGCCGGGAGCCTAGTGCCGCCCGGAAAGATAATCCCTCCAAACTGTCTTGCCCTCGGATCTCCCGCAAAAGTGGTCCGTGAGCTGAATGACGAGGATCGGGCAGATATGGTACGAATCGTCAATAGCTACGTTGACAAAGGACAAGTTTATAAAGAAATGCAAAAATGA
- a CDS encoding alpha/beta hydrolase yields the protein MWKWEAEGQPKAIVVLVHSAYEHHRRYAWLIQTLRNGGFHVVTSDLPGHGEESGRGVHDESFGDYVKHIKKMVEVALLDNVPMFIVGHGLGATLVMHLLQTEKMECAGCIISSPWLSLKHQPSKFSSMLTKLSPSMKIDHDVTIERLTRNYELYIDAQSDRHYSSAVTASWYRELNAFMKAVAAHETSIQDLPVLLQTGGRDKITDITYPKKWLANQQLSEFHYKDWKRLYHDLYQEPEREEVYQYIESFMNNVLRSLGYVV from the coding sequence ATGTGGAAATGGGAAGCGGAAGGACAGCCGAAAGCGATAGTTGTCCTTGTCCATAGTGCGTATGAGCACCATCGCCGATATGCATGGTTGATCCAGACACTACGAAACGGCGGATTTCATGTCGTCACGAGCGATTTGCCGGGACATGGCGAAGAGAGTGGCAGAGGCGTTCACGATGAGTCCTTTGGCGATTATGTTAAACATATAAAAAAAATGGTCGAAGTCGCCCTGCTCGACAATGTACCGATGTTTATTGTCGGCCATGGGTTAGGCGCGACGTTAGTGATGCATCTGCTGCAAACAGAAAAGATGGAATGTGCAGGCTGCATTATCAGCTCGCCTTGGCTTTCACTCAAACATCAGCCTTCCAAGTTTTCATCCATGCTGACTAAATTATCGCCTTCCATGAAAATCGATCATGACGTCACAATCGAGAGGCTGACTCGAAATTATGAGTTATACATAGATGCTCAAAGTGATCGGCATTACAGTTCAGCAGTAACCGCCTCGTGGTATCGGGAATTGAACGCTTTCATGAAAGCAGTAGCGGCTCATGAAACATCAATCCAAGATCTTCCCGTGCTGCTCCAGACAGGAGGACGCGATAAAATTACAGATATCACTTACCCGAAAAAATGGCTTGCCAATCAGCAGCTTTCGGAATTTCATTACAAGGATTGGAAGCGATTGTATCATGATTTGTATCAAGAACCAGAACGGGAAGAAGTGTATCAATACATCGAATCGTTCATGAACAACGTACTTCGATCACTTGGTTATGTAGTCTAA
- a CDS encoding ATP-dependent helicase gives MYDFFERKKRELGIELNEVQKKAVMQTEGPLLLLACPGSGKTTTMIMRIGYLLEEKKVPASRLKAITFSRASARDMAERYEKFFPGHPPIDFSTIHSLAFLITRTYLKKTGTSYELLEGNKKERAMLTKSSIIKELYRKTMREEGTEDDIQALLTFISFLKNRMIPHSEWEHVKGPFHNAGAIAMQYEQRKSMTPGHLLLDFDDMLTIAEQALRCDQKLAELFRSRYDYMLTDESQDTSLVQHKIIEHLVKHHANLCVVADDDQSIYTWRGADPDYLLDFQQVYPDMELLKMERNYRSSKEIVEVSSEFIKRNKMRYDKTMHTINDTAGPVVMKQFESPKEQLEYVTYEVLNEKNLSEVAILFRNNSSSTLYVNELHRRGIPFYMKDADDKFFSHWIVEDILNFMRLSFNVERKDIFAKVIMKMNVFVSRHMVNHFVNTHMTGNVFESFIQSTELKRSQVEKLERYQEIYDKMSSMRPAQVIRMIRYELEYEEALKSRAEKFGYRIESLLGILDTLESIASQVRTMVEFANRLKELENAVAEAKYNPKDNAVTLSTFHSAKGLEFSRVFLIDLVKGIIPSEEDELEISAMEEARRLFYVGMTRAKRKLELLSYRAMDGKTKEDSKFLNEVRGILMKSEETKKPQIKKADLTIPLDPDGVADRDELADGMIVTHRVFGRGVIESIGAEDIQIRFGDTVKRLSLETILSRRLLKVMAV, from the coding sequence ATGTATGATTTTTTTGAAAGGAAAAAGAGGGAGCTCGGCATTGAATTGAATGAAGTGCAAAAAAAGGCAGTCATGCAAACGGAAGGCCCTTTACTGTTACTAGCATGCCCAGGCTCGGGGAAAACAACAACCATGATCATGCGCATCGGCTACTTGCTTGAAGAGAAGAAGGTCCCAGCTTCCCGTTTAAAGGCGATTACATTCAGTCGTGCTTCTGCCAGAGATATGGCAGAACGATACGAAAAGTTTTTCCCAGGCCATCCGCCAATTGATTTTTCAACCATCCATAGCTTGGCGTTCTTGATTACACGTACATATTTGAAGAAAACCGGCACTTCTTATGAACTGCTTGAGGGAAATAAAAAAGAGCGTGCGATGTTGACGAAGAGCTCTATTATAAAAGAGCTGTATCGCAAAACGATGCGGGAAGAGGGGACGGAAGATGATATACAAGCTTTGCTGACCTTCATCTCTTTTCTCAAAAATAGGATGATCCCCCATTCCGAGTGGGAGCATGTCAAAGGACCTTTTCATAATGCGGGGGCCATCGCAATGCAATATGAGCAACGAAAATCGATGACTCCTGGCCATCTCCTCCTTGATTTTGACGACATGCTGACAATTGCGGAACAGGCACTTCGGTGCGATCAAAAGCTGGCCGAGTTGTTTCGGAGCCGCTATGATTATATGCTGACGGATGAAAGCCAAGATACGTCGCTCGTCCAACATAAAATAATCGAACACCTCGTCAAACATCATGCCAACTTATGTGTCGTAGCGGATGATGACCAATCGATCTATACGTGGCGAGGGGCAGACCCCGACTATCTTCTTGATTTTCAACAAGTATACCCAGACATGGAACTTTTGAAAATGGAAAGAAATTACCGGTCCTCCAAAGAAATTGTCGAGGTCTCTTCGGAGTTCATCAAGCGAAACAAAATGCGTTACGACAAGACGATGCATACAATAAATGACACGGCGGGTCCTGTAGTCATGAAACAATTTGAGTCGCCGAAGGAGCAATTGGAGTACGTGACGTATGAAGTATTAAATGAAAAAAACTTGAGCGAAGTGGCAATCCTCTTCCGTAACAACTCCTCTTCCACCCTCTATGTCAATGAGCTTCATCGACGAGGAATTCCGTTTTATATGAAAGATGCGGACGATAAGTTCTTTTCCCATTGGATTGTGGAAGATATATTGAACTTCATGAGACTGAGCTTCAATGTAGAACGGAAAGATATCTTTGCAAAAGTCATTATGAAAATGAACGTCTTTGTCTCGCGTCATATGGTGAATCACTTTGTAAACACCCATATGACTGGTAATGTGTTCGAATCATTTATCCAATCGACAGAGTTAAAAAGAAGTCAAGTCGAGAAACTGGAGCGCTATCAGGAGATCTATGACAAGATGAGTTCCATGCGTCCCGCGCAAGTCATCCGTATGATTCGATATGAATTGGAATATGAAGAAGCATTGAAAAGTCGAGCAGAAAAATTCGGTTATCGAATCGAAAGCTTGTTGGGCATTCTGGACACATTGGAGAGCATCGCATCGCAAGTAAGAACGATGGTGGAGTTTGCAAATCGGTTGAAAGAATTGGAAAATGCAGTGGCAGAGGCGAAATACAACCCTAAAGATAATGCGGTGACGTTGTCTACCTTCCACAGCGCAAAAGGCTTGGAATTTAGCAGAGTGTTTCTGATTGATCTTGTGAAAGGCATTATTCCTTCGGAAGAGGATGAACTCGAAATTTCCGCTATGGAAGAAGCAAGACGGCTGTTTTATGTCGGCATGACGAGGGCGAAGCGTAAATTGGAACTTCTGTCGTATCGGGCAATGGATGGAAAGACAAAAGAAGACTCGAAATTTTTGAATGAAGTGCGAGGGATTCTCATGAAATCGGAAGAAACGAAGAAACCACAGATCAAAAAAGCAGACCTTACCATTCCCTTGGATCCGGATGGCGTCGCAGATCGCGATGAACTGGCAGATGGGATGATTGTCACTCATCGCGTTTTCGGCAGAGGGGTGATCGAATCGATTGGTGCGGAGGACATTCAAATCCGATTTGGTGATACGGTGAAACGATTATCGTTAGAAACGATTTTGAGCAGAAGACTATTGAAAGTGATGGCCGTATGA
- a CDS encoding cupin domain-containing protein has translation MKQDARYFIEQLQMEPHPEGGYYASTFHSEEEMDRQGSRRKLYTSIYFLLKPGEVSHFHRLQSDEVWYYHAGSPLLIHTIDPSGTYQVIKLGLDVHEGEQPQAVVPKGTIFGSSMVQEGSFSLVGCMVAPGFDFEDFELFTRDELLDQYPQHESIITRLTRC, from the coding sequence ATGAAACAGGATGCCCGTTATTTCATTGAACAGCTTCAAATGGAGCCGCATCCCGAAGGCGGTTATTATGCCAGCACCTTTCATTCCGAGGAAGAGATGGACAGGCAGGGAAGCCGGCGCAAGTTATATACAAGCATCTATTTTTTACTGAAGCCGGGGGAGGTATCTCATTTTCATCGTTTACAATCGGATGAAGTGTGGTATTACCATGCAGGCAGCCCGTTGCTGATCCATACAATCGATCCGAGCGGCACCTATCAAGTAATTAAATTGGGTCTAGATGTCCACGAAGGGGAACAGCCGCAAGCTGTTGTACCAAAAGGGACAATTTTTGGTTCTTCAATGGTCCAGGAAGGCTCATTCTCTTTAGTTGGTTGCATGGTAGCGCCTGGCTTTGATTTTGAGGACTTTGAACTGTTCACGCGTGACGAATTGCTTGATCAGTACCCGCAACATGAATCGATCATCACTCGATTGACTCGTTGTTAA
- the lepB gene encoding signal peptidase I, whose protein sequence is MKKETKSEIMSWIKSLAIAFVIVFVVRQFLFAPVFVSGQSMEPTFESNNRVVISKIHKLDHFDLIVFHAPGSKEDYIKRVIGLPGDTVVMKDDQLFINGKAYDEPYIEENKEKIFKDQKLTEDFEVTVPEGQLFVLGDNRRNSTDSRMIGCIEESAVVGKVEFRFFPFNSIGVPK, encoded by the coding sequence TTGAAAAAAGAAACGAAAAGTGAAATCATGTCGTGGATCAAATCATTGGCAATCGCCTTTGTCATCGTATTTGTTGTCCGCCAATTTTTATTTGCGCCTGTGTTTGTATCGGGTCAATCCATGGAACCGACTTTTGAATCAAACAACCGTGTTGTAATATCCAAAATCCATAAACTCGATCATTTTGATTTAATTGTTTTCCATGCACCAGGTTCTAAGGAAGATTACATTAAGCGTGTAATCGGACTGCCGGGGGATACGGTCGTGATGAAGGATGATCAATTGTTCATCAATGGAAAGGCGTATGACGAGCCATACATTGAGGAAAATAAAGAGAAAATCTTCAAAGACCAAAAGTTGACAGAAGACTTCGAAGTGACAGTCCCGGAAGGGCAGCTCTTTGTTCTCGGCGATAACCGCCGCAATAGTACAGACAGCCGGATGATTGGTTGTATCGAGGAGTCGGCGGTAGTCGGGAAAGTAGAATTTCGATTCTTCCCATTCAATTCCATAGGAGTGCCGAAGTAA
- the metK gene encoding methionine adenosyltransferase, protein MTNRRLFTSESVTEGHPDKMCDQISDAILDAILEEDPNARVACETTITTGLVLVIGEITTTTYVDIPKVVRDTVKEIGYTRAKFGFDWETSSVLTSIDEQSPDIAASVDQALEAREGTMTDQELEAIGAGDQGLMFGFACDETPELMPLPISLAHKLSRRLAQVRKDDILSYLRPDGKTQVTIEYDENNQPVRVDTIVISTQHHPDTTLEQIKRDIKEQVIDAVVPAELLDDETKYFINPSGRFVIGGPQGDAGLTGRKIIVDTYGGYARHGGGAFSGKDATKVDRSASYAARYVAKNIVAAGLASRCEVQLAYAIGVAKPVSIAIDTFGTGKVEESKLVEMVRELFDLRPAGIIKMLDLRRPIYKQTAAYGHFGRTDVELPWEQTDKAAALKEKSGLVVS, encoded by the coding sequence TTGACAAATCGCCGACTGTTTACATCGGAATCGGTAACAGAAGGACATCCGGATAAAATGTGCGACCAGATTTCTGACGCCATTTTGGATGCAATTTTAGAGGAAGATCCCAATGCACGCGTCGCGTGTGAAACAACGATTACCACAGGTCTCGTACTTGTAATTGGAGAAATTACAACAACCACATATGTCGATATTCCAAAGGTCGTACGTGACACGGTCAAGGAAATCGGGTATACCCGTGCGAAATTTGGATTCGATTGGGAAACCTCTTCCGTTTTGACATCGATCGATGAACAATCACCGGATATTGCTGCGAGCGTGGATCAGGCGCTCGAAGCGAGGGAAGGGACAATGACAGATCAGGAGTTGGAAGCCATCGGAGCGGGAGACCAAGGTTTGATGTTCGGTTTCGCCTGTGACGAAACTCCGGAATTGATGCCTTTGCCAATCAGCCTGGCGCATAAATTATCCCGTCGCTTGGCTCAAGTCCGTAAAGATGACATTCTATCCTACTTGCGTCCGGACGGTAAAACGCAAGTGACAATCGAATACGATGAAAACAATCAACCTGTCCGCGTGGATACAATTGTCATCTCGACACAACATCATCCGGACACAACATTAGAGCAAATCAAACGGGATATTAAAGAACAAGTGATTGACGCTGTCGTTCCTGCAGAACTATTGGATGATGAAACCAAATACTTCATTAACCCATCCGGCCGCTTCGTCATCGGCGGACCACAAGGAGACGCAGGATTAACTGGCCGGAAAATCATCGTCGATACATATGGCGGTTATGCTCGCCATGGCGGTGGTGCATTCTCAGGCAAGGACGCAACTAAAGTTGACCGTTCCGCGTCCTATGCGGCACGTTACGTAGCGAAGAATATCGTGGCTGCCGGATTGGCTTCCCGTTGTGAAGTGCAACTGGCCTATGCAATCGGAGTAGCAAAACCCGTTTCTATTGCAATCGATACGTTCGGAACTGGAAAAGTTGAAGAAAGCAAGCTTGTCGAAATGGTTCGCGAGCTGTTTGATCTCCGTCCTGCCGGCATTATCAAAATGCTTGATCTCCGCCGACCGATCTACAAACAGACAGCGGCATACGGTCACTTTGGCCGCACCGATGTCGAGCTTCCATGGGAACAGACCGACAAGGCAGCTGCTTTAAAAGAGAAATCAGGGCTGGTTGTAAGTTAA
- a CDS encoding histidine phosphatase family protein: MITIGFIRHGVTAWNKEGRAQGSSDIPLDEEGIAMAERVAARLAEEQWDVIYTSPLSRARMTAEIIGERMPEVPMVLDDRIRETGGGKIEGTTETERIEKWGPNWRELDMGFEPHDEVISRGLSCIKEVQDKFSGKRVLLVSHGSFIKRLLHELVPEADFDQGVDNTSVTILTLGEAGNHCSLFNCTTHLKAVDA; this comes from the coding sequence ATGATCACAATTGGATTTATTCGACATGGGGTGACAGCTTGGAATAAGGAAGGTCGGGCGCAGGGAAGCTCCGATATTCCGTTGGATGAAGAAGGCATCGCGATGGCGGAACGCGTCGCGGCACGATTGGCGGAAGAGCAGTGGGATGTAATCTACACGAGTCCGTTAAGCAGGGCGAGAATGACAGCTGAAATTATTGGAGAACGGATGCCCGAAGTGCCTATGGTCCTTGATGATCGGATCCGCGAAACTGGCGGAGGAAAGATTGAAGGAACGACCGAGACTGAACGGATTGAGAAATGGGGACCCAATTGGCGGGAACTCGACATGGGCTTCGAGCCCCATGATGAGGTCATTTCCCGCGGGCTGTCTTGCATCAAGGAAGTGCAAGACAAATTTTCCGGCAAGCGGGTGCTTCTTGTGAGCCATGGCAGTTTCATCAAACGCTTATTGCATGAACTCGTCCCAGAGGCAGATTTCGATCAAGGCGTAGACAATACATCCGTAACCATCTTGACACTGGGTGAGGCAGGGAACCACTGCTCCCTCTTCAATTGTACCACACACCTGAAGGCGGTGGACGCATGA
- the pckA gene encoding phosphoenolpyruvate carboxykinase (ATP), translated as MISAKIENGLKELLAGNNVTIQPSVAELVEKATARGEAQLSADGALAARTGKYTGRSPGDKFIVEEPSTKDKIDWGKVNRPISADIFDSLYTKVINHLKQKDQLFVFKGFAGADKDSQLSLQVINEYAWQNLFVHQLFIRPTEEELKTHEAQFTILAAPSFKADPAVDGTNSETFIIVSFERRIVLIGGTEYAGEMKKSIFSVMNFLLPERGILPMHCSANVGEDGDVALFFGLSGTGKTTLSADAQRKLIGDDEHGWSDNGVFNIEGGCYAKCINLSPEKEPEIYGAIRFGSVLENVVLDEESRKPDYDDNSLTENTRAAYPIQYIDNIVTPSVAGQPKTIIFLTADAFGVLPPISKLTKEQAMYHFLSGFTSKLAGTERGITAPEATFSTCFGSPFLPLPATVYAEMLGQKIDEHDAQVFLVNTGWTGGEYGVGQRMALKHTRTMVRAALAGKLKDVETETNEVFGLAMPTAIEGVPSEVLNPRNAWADTAAYDKKANELADLFRDNFKKFENVSEDIVTLGGPTA; from the coding sequence ATGATTTCAGCGAAAATCGAAAACGGACTTAAAGAACTTCTTGCAGGCAACAATGTTACAATCCAACCATCCGTAGCGGAATTGGTTGAAAAGGCGACAGCTCGCGGAGAAGCACAACTTTCAGCAGATGGCGCACTCGCAGCGCGCACTGGAAAGTATACGGGCCGTTCACCTGGAGACAAATTCATTGTTGAAGAACCTTCCACTAAAGACAAAATCGACTGGGGCAAAGTGAACCGCCCGATTTCAGCGGACATCTTTGATTCACTATACACGAAAGTAATCAATCATTTAAAGCAAAAAGATCAATTATTCGTTTTCAAAGGCTTTGCAGGTGCAGATAAAGACTCCCAGCTTTCCCTTCAGGTCATTAATGAATATGCGTGGCAAAACTTGTTTGTCCACCAATTGTTCATCCGCCCGACAGAAGAAGAATTGAAAACGCATGAAGCGCAATTCACCATTTTAGCTGCTCCTTCGTTCAAAGCGGATCCAGCTGTCGATGGAACGAACTCCGAAACATTCATCATCGTTTCCTTCGAACGCCGCATTGTTTTGATCGGCGGCACAGAATATGCCGGAGAAATGAAAAAATCGATTTTCTCCGTAATGAACTTCTTGCTTCCTGAACGCGGCATTTTACCAATGCACTGTTCCGCAAACGTTGGCGAAGACGGAGACGTCGCCTTGTTCTTCGGACTATCCGGGACTGGGAAGACGACTTTGTCGGCAGACGCACAGCGTAAATTGATCGGTGATGACGAGCACGGTTGGTCCGATAATGGCGTATTCAATATCGAAGGTGGATGCTATGCGAAATGTATCAACCTCTCACCTGAAAAAGAACCGGAAATTTATGGTGCCATCCGCTTTGGTTCCGTCTTAGAAAACGTCGTCTTGGATGAGGAGAGCCGCAAGCCTGATTATGACGATAACTCATTAACTGAAAACACGCGTGCTGCTTATCCGATTCAGTATATCGATAATATCGTCACGCCTTCAGTCGCTGGCCAGCCAAAAACGATCATTTTCCTGACTGCGGATGCGTTCGGCGTACTGCCTCCGATCTCCAAATTGACGAAGGAACAAGCGATGTATCATTTCCTTAGCGGCTTCACGTCCAAATTGGCGGGTACAGAACGTGGCATTACAGCACCGGAAGCAACATTCTCCACTTGCTTCGGTTCACCGTTCTTACCGCTTCCTGCAACGGTTTACGCGGAAATGCTCGGTCAAAAAATTGATGAGCATGATGCACAAGTATTCCTAGTCAATACAGGCTGGACTGGCGGCGAATACGGCGTCGGTCAGCGTATGGCATTGAAACATACACGTACGATGGTGCGCGCAGCTCTTGCAGGTAAATTGAAGGATGTAGAAACAGAAACAAACGAAGTATTCGGCCTGGCAATGCCTACTGCAATTGAAGGCGTTCCGAGCGAAGTATTGAACCCACGCAATGCTTGGGCAGATACAGCAGCTTATGACAAAAAGGCAAACGAATTGGCTGATTTGTTCCGTGACAACTTTAAGAAGTTTGAAAATGTATCTGAGGACATCGTTACATTGGGCGGACCCACTGCTTAA
- a CDS encoding S9 family peptidase: MADNGSIISKRMYPSPNPHVRLQEVTYWSDGLKVKGLLAEPIEDGEYEGILYLRGGMQHVGMVRPARIAQFASQGFIVFAPYYRGNRGGEGRDEFAGADRQDAVFGVNVLKQQPKLRKNRIHLYAFSRGGIMALWTAILRDDITSVVSWAGISDIVFTYTEREDMRRMMKRVIGGTPNNMPEAYRERTALFRIQEIKAPVLIIHGMKDENVSFEQAIMLEDALREHDMMYDTWYFPEYTHHFPAAENARIVRELCDWMKKVE, from the coding sequence ATGGCGGATAATGGCAGTATTATTTCGAAGAGGATGTATCCATCGCCGAATCCTCATGTAAGGCTACAGGAAGTGACATACTGGTCGGATGGATTGAAAGTCAAAGGATTGCTTGCTGAGCCGATTGAGGATGGCGAGTATGAAGGAATCCTATATTTGCGTGGCGGCATGCAGCATGTTGGCATGGTGCGTCCCGCGAGGATTGCTCAATTTGCTTCACAGGGATTTATCGTGTTCGCGCCTTACTATCGTGGGAACCGCGGAGGGGAAGGGCGAGATGAATTTGCCGGAGCGGATCGGCAGGATGCTGTTTTTGGAGTGAATGTATTAAAGCAGCAGCCCAAACTGCGAAAGAACCGAATCCACCTTTACGCTTTCTCGCGAGGCGGCATCATGGCGTTATGGACCGCAATCTTGCGGGATGATATTACGTCAGTTGTTTCATGGGCAGGCATTTCAGACATCGTATTCACGTACACTGAAAGAGAAGATATGAGAAGAATGATGAAGCGTGTCATTGGTGGTACGCCGAATAACATGCCAGAAGCATATCGGGAACGGACGGCATTATTTCGAATCCAGGAGATAAAGGCGCCGGTTTTGATCATTCATGGCATGAAAGATGAAAATGTCTCATTTGAACAGGCGATCATGCTGGAGGACGCTTTGCGAGAACATGACATGATGTATGATACATGGTATTTTCCTGAGTATACGCACCATTTCCCGGCAGCCGAAAATGCAAGGATTGTCAGGGAATTATGTGATTGGATGAAAAAAGTAGAGTAG
- a CDS encoding uridine kinase — MQRTTIIGIDGLGGAGKSTIAEKIQREVVGSVLLHIDDFIHPEHVRNAEGLEPWKAYYFEQWRYTYLIENILEPIRTGKPIERKIEFYLKSEDSYVEKWIHIPAGGLLIIEGVFLQRAELRDYFDTVIFVDMDKETRIQRVLERDSYIGNPSAILTKYNNRYFPAEEEYVREYDPANQADLVLNESADTKRFHDYLLTIAGIL, encoded by the coding sequence ATGCAACGGACTACAATCATTGGGATTGATGGATTAGGAGGGGCGGGGAAATCGACGATCGCTGAAAAGATACAGCGTGAGGTCGTTGGCTCCGTCCTTTTGCATATCGACGATTTTATCCATCCGGAGCATGTTCGAAATGCTGAAGGCTTGGAACCATGGAAAGCATATTATTTTGAGCAATGGCGCTATACCTATTTAATCGAAAACATTTTAGAGCCAATTCGAACAGGAAAGCCGATTGAAAGGAAGATTGAGTTTTATCTTAAAAGTGAAGATTCCTATGTCGAAAAATGGATTCATATTCCGGCTGGGGGCTTGTTGATCATCGAAGGTGTATTTTTGCAGCGTGCGGAATTACGGGATTATTTTGACACGGTTATCTTTGTTGATATGGATAAGGAAACTCGAATTCAGAGAGTTTTGGAACGGGATTCATATATTGGCAATCCGAGTGCAATTTTAACCAAGTATAACAACCGTTATTTCCCGGCAGAAGAGGAATATGTGAGGGAATATGATCCGGCGAACCAGGCAGATCTCGTGTTGAACGAGTCAGCAGACACAAAAAGATTCCATGATTATCTCCTGACGATTGCGGGTATCCTTTAA